The Neospora caninum Liverpool complete genome, chromosome X genome includes a region encoding these proteins:
- a CDS encoding VASA RNA helicase, related, which produces MDPQHHLSPAAVDNAVGSRGGVGQSAGLQPQPKRYVPPHLRNRPPADYSGGVGASGGYPEYPSSNTPLASQQGAHGPSGHSPTDRSSYPNATGASNGLSAGSPGQGTQGRRYVPPGSGDRFSCLGAGAPRYTPPNAAYSAQGQGEFQGNASGGVYNARAAAMQQGGGYNSRSMRASATGTGWDVRDGRRYVPEKEKEVFSSDKLQSTGIKFDSYDKVPVELKGRGAERIMAIESFQTPGMQIHPLLLQNVSRVNYTKPTPIQKNSIPTILSGRDLMACAQTGSGKTAAFLYPIIARMLQDGPPPLPQAAAGGGSGYRKPPAYPICLVLSPTRELAMQIYEEARKFQFGTGVRTVAVYGGSDVKRQLIDLDGGCDICVATPGRLVDLLERRKRSAGPGVSCKSGQKASPSPECSSEREVRLGLVQFFVLDEADRMLDMGFLPQIKLIVESFDLPPSPSPQTAGYPSLGGDSGPGRRVGRQTVMFSATFPREIQMLAKDFLEDYIYLAVGRVGSTNEFIRQRLQYADEDQKLKLLVKLLRETEKGLTIIFVETKRKADMIEDYLVDDDFPAISIHGDRTQQEREEALRLFKAAKCPILVATDVAARGLDISNVTHVINFDLPTNIDDYVHRIGRTGRAGNLGLATSFVNESNKPILRDLLNLLEEAKQDIPSFLPPLVLSCTSSSSRMGGGWGGGRGGRGGRGGGGTFGGRQGGAGYGSMSGMGSRAGAAPMGDSRLPASDWRTNPGGSRPMGGFRAAVMSGDRPGGMDAW; this is translated from the exons ATGGACCCGCAGCACCACCTCTCTCCGGCAGCAGTAGACAACGCTGTCGGGTCTCGCGGTGGCGTTGGCCAGTCCGCCGGtctgcagccgcagccgaAGAGATATGTTCCTCCGCACCTTCGAAATCGCCCTCCTGCGGACTACTCTGGTGGCGTAGGTGCCAGCGGCGGGTATCCAGAGTATCCCTCGTCAAACACTCCGCTCGCCTCCCAGCAGGGTGCCCACGGCCCGTCCGGTCACTCGCCTACAGACCGGAGTAGCTACCCGAACGCGACTGGGGCCAGCAATGGCCTCAGCGCGGGAAGTCCCGGCCAGGGGACTCAGGGTCGGCGCTACGTGCCCCCAGGCTCCGGTGATCGTTTCAGCTGTCTCGGCGCCGGAGCTCCCCGGTACACCCCTCCCAACGCGGCGTACAGTGCACAAGGACAAGGCGAGTTCCAAGGAAATGCATCGGGGGGTGTGTACAACGCTCGCGCAGCTGCGATGCAGCAAGGCGGCGGTTACAACTCTCGGTCCATGCGGGCGAGTGCGACGGGGACAGGCTGGGACGTGAGGGACGGGCGTCGCTACGTtcccgagaaggagaaggaggtcTTCAGCAGCGACAAGTTGCAGAGCACAGGAATCAAGTTCGATTCGTACGACAAAGTTCCAGTGGAGTTGAAAGGGCGTGGAGCTGAGCGCATTATGGCAATTGAATCTTTCCAGACCCCGGGCATGCAGATTCACCCGCTTCTCCTGCAGAATGTCTCGCGCGTGAATTACACCAAGCCAACTCCGATTCAGAAGAACTCGATCCCAACGATTCTGTCGGGCCGTGATTTGATGGCATGTGCACAGACAGGATCCGGGAAAACCGCAGCTTTTCTGTATCCGATCATCGCCCGCATGCTCCAGGATGGGCCCCCTCCATTGCCTCAGGCAGCTGCAGGTGGCGGTTCTGGGTATCGCAAACCGCCAGCGTATCCAATCTGTTTGGTCCTCTCGCCTACGCGTGAGTTGGCTATGCAAATCTATGAAGAAGCGCGCAAATTTCAATTTGGCACAGGCGTGCGGACTGTCGCCGTCTACGGAGGTAGCGATGTCAAGCGCCAGCTTATCGACTTGGACGGCGGATGCGACATCTGCGTCGCCACCCCTGGCAGGCTTGTCGATCTCCTCGAACGGCGAAAG AGAAGCGCTGGCCCGGGCGTGTCGTGCAAGAGCGGGCAAAaggcctctccgtctcctgaGTGTTCGTCAGAGCGCGAG GTCCGTCTTGGTTTGGTTCAGTTTTTTGTGTTGGACGAGGCAGATCGCATGTTGGACATGGGTTTCCTGCCCCAGATCAAACTGATTGTCGAGAGCTTCGATTTGCCCCCGTCCCCTTCACCGCAGACAGCAGGATATCCGTCTCtcggaggcgacagcggcccGGGGCGCCGGGTGGGACGGCAAACTGTCATGTTTAGCGCGACTTTCCCGCGAGAGATTCAGATGCTGGCGAAGGATTTCCTTGAGGACTACATTTACCTCGCTGTGGGGCGCGTGGGGAGCACGAACGAGTTCATTCGTCAGCGCCTGCAGTATGCGGATGAAGACCAGAAACTGAAGTTGCTGGTCAAACTGCTCCGCGAAACCGAGAAGGGTCTGACGATCATTTTCGTGGAAACGAAGCGCAAAGCGGATATGATTGAGGACTACCTCGTCGACGACGACTTCCCGGCAATCTCCATCCACGGCGACCGCACGCAGCAAGAACGTGAAGAGGCACTCCGTCTTTTCAAGGCCGCAAAGTGTCCCATCCTCGTCGCCACGGACGTCGCAGCCCGTGGACTTGACATCTCCAACGTCACTCACGTCATCAACTTTGACCTCCCGACCAACATCGATGATTATGTGCATCGCATTGGACGTACCGGTCGCGCCGGGAACCTCGGCCTGGCCACGTCGTTCGTGAACGAGAGCAACAAGCCGATCCTCCGTGACCTCCTGAACCTCTTGGAAGAGGCCAAGCAAGACATTCCTTCCTTCCTGccgcctctcgtcctctcgtgcacctcttcctcgtcgcgaATGGGCGGCGGGTGGGGCGGAGGCCGCGgtgggcgaggaggcagaggcggcgggggAACGTTCGGTGGCCGGCAAGGCGGCGCAGGCTACGGCAGCATGAGTGGCATGGGGAGCCGAGCTGGAGCTGCTCCGATGGGGGACAGTCGCCTGCCTGCGTCGGACTGGCGAACGAACCCGGGAGGCAGCCGTCCGATGGGCGGTTTTCGAGCGGCCGTCATGAGTGGAGATCGTCCCGGAGGCATGGATGCGTGGTAG